From the genome of Rhizobium binae, one region includes:
- a CDS encoding TylF/MycF/NovP-related O-methyltransferase yields the protein MQLVVFHVDKGAAVVDRSKYGDFRARDYHKMIALMWASFRRFHPGSTLTVLTDMESQFKLPGATIWRRELDPNRIMYERMVWQRDALSGLGSEYPVFLLDSDMLCLGSFSHLFDEGTASFDLALTFRRSHNSPINGGLLIVNTGEEPRKRVIEMMSRMIENYAGMSEDEKTWFGDQVALRDLVGLHHSEMRNLKIVERGLGRILLLDCSQYNFTPRLGDPLRPSAKCLLFHFKGNLKHYMAPYLRLTNALPFRPSAFFAYPFLPWALLKISRLEQIRHAESRRSEQQRQIAVGVSKEKKEQKRIEIKTLSDELRSRNLTYCGYDKLAILHDCIADVEEKKLAGRFIEAGVALGGSAIFICHYKSQTRPLDLYDVYDQIPAPGPEDGIDAHDRYAEIEAGQSQGLGEDKYYGYLGDTTQLVVGNLKAFGFTVTEHNIHLLKGLFQDTMNLTEPVALAHIDGDWYDSVKTCIDRIAPHIIKGGYIIFDDYSSYSGCRKAVDQWLEESPEFQPVIVKRSIAVQRKS from the coding sequence GTGCAACTTGTTGTGTTTCACGTCGACAAAGGCGCCGCGGTTGTTGATCGAAGCAAGTACGGAGACTTCCGCGCGCGGGATTATCATAAGATGATTGCCCTGATGTGGGCGTCATTCCGACGCTTTCACCCAGGTTCTACGCTGACCGTTCTAACTGATATGGAGAGCCAATTTAAATTACCGGGTGCTACCATCTGGCGTCGCGAGCTCGACCCTAATCGGATCATGTATGAACGCATGGTCTGGCAGCGAGATGCGCTCTCCGGTCTCGGCAGTGAATATCCGGTATTCCTGCTCGACTCCGATATGCTGTGCCTCGGCAGCTTCTCTCACCTATTCGACGAGGGAACCGCCAGTTTCGACTTGGCGCTGACATTCCGGCGTTCGCATAACTCTCCGATAAACGGGGGATTATTGATCGTCAATACAGGTGAGGAGCCACGCAAACGCGTGATTGAGATGATGTCTCGTATGATCGAAAATTACGCCGGGATGAGCGAAGACGAAAAAACCTGGTTCGGGGACCAAGTCGCGCTGCGTGATTTGGTGGGCCTGCATCATAGCGAAATGCGTAACTTGAAAATCGTGGAGCGTGGGCTGGGGCGCATTCTCCTGTTGGACTGCAGCCAGTATAATTTCACGCCCAGATTAGGTGATCCTCTCAGACCGTCGGCTAAGTGCCTGCTGTTTCACTTTAAGGGTAATCTCAAGCATTACATGGCGCCTTATCTTCGGCTCACCAACGCGTTGCCTTTCAGACCGTCTGCATTCTTCGCCTACCCGTTTCTGCCGTGGGCGCTCTTAAAAATTTCGCGCCTAGAGCAGATCAGACACGCCGAGTCCCGTCGGAGCGAACAACAGCGTCAAATCGCAGTTGGCGTCTCGAAAGAAAAAAAAGAGCAGAAGCGGATCGAAATAAAGACGCTTTCGGATGAGCTGCGATCGCGCAACTTGACATATTGCGGCTATGATAAGCTCGCCATCCTTCACGACTGTATTGCTGATGTCGAAGAGAAGAAACTTGCAGGGCGGTTCATCGAGGCGGGCGTGGCGCTTGGCGGATCAGCCATCTTCATTTGCCACTATAAGTCTCAAACGAGGCCATTAGATCTGTATGACGTTTACGATCAGATTCCGGCTCCAGGACCAGAAGACGGAATTGATGCCCATGACCGCTACGCTGAAATCGAAGCCGGTCAGTCCCAAGGCCTCGGCGAGGACAAATATTATGGTTATCTAGGCGATACAACACAGCTTGTTGTAGGCAATCTGAAGGCTTTCGGCTTTACAGTAACGGAGCACAACATTCATCTCCTTAAGGGATTGTTCCAGGACACCATGAACCTGACAGAGCCTGTGGCGCTAGCCCACATTGACGGGGATTGGTACGACTCAGTCAAGACCTGTATCGATCGCATCGCCCCGCACATCATAAAAGGCGGTTACATCATTTTTGACGATTATTCCTCTTACTCCGGATGTCGAAAAGCCGTCGACCAGTGGCTGGAAGAATCTCCAGAGTTTCAACCTGTGATCGTCAAGCGTTCCATTGCAGTTCAGCGAAAATCGTAA
- a CDS encoding polysaccharide pyruvyl transferase family protein, with amino-acid sequence MVAVLSPFLVPPSIRHQKKVNYGDGFILRAIERQVGRFSPSATFSPRVPLGDYDFAQLQLHRYVILAGANQLKDDFAPIAKMKASTLRKSNLVFIPFGIGLHGEAGFNEGFTENAREILSIMHERIEYSSWRCPLTTGLLNTALPALREQALMTCCPVVMDRPLLDGSRFERNLSTIAVTITDRGDFWDRETPILKEVAELFPNKRRVLVFHQDFDPPSAFEPLADRLTIPLGSQKIKTSRHVRRLARQLGYEILIANDVDTLLAFYEHVDLHVGSRLHAHLHMLSQNKWSFLIKVDERSTGIASALGFELINAGQLNRHLDTDLEVVRTSAQACKLVMQRFVDAIPGRP; translated from the coding sequence ATGGTCGCAGTTCTTTCACCGTTTCTGGTTCCACCTTCCATTCGCCACCAGAAAAAGGTCAACTATGGTGATGGCTTTATCTTGCGTGCGATTGAGAGGCAGGTCGGACGGTTCTCTCCGTCGGCGACCTTTTCGCCTAGAGTACCACTCGGCGATTATGATTTTGCTCAACTGCAGTTACATCGCTATGTGATCCTTGCTGGAGCCAACCAACTCAAAGATGACTTCGCCCCGATTGCCAAAATGAAGGCAAGTACACTGCGCAAGTCGAACCTTGTATTCATACCGTTCGGCATCGGTTTGCATGGTGAAGCCGGCTTCAATGAAGGGTTTACGGAGAACGCCAGGGAGATTCTGTCCATCATGCATGAGCGGATCGAATACTCGAGTTGGCGTTGCCCGTTGACAACGGGGCTGCTGAACACGGCACTGCCGGCACTGCGTGAACAAGCTCTGATGACTTGTTGCCCGGTCGTGATGGACCGCCCGTTGCTGGACGGCTCTCGGTTCGAGCGCAACCTATCGACTATTGCGGTAACGATTACCGACCGAGGCGATTTCTGGGATAGGGAAACTCCAATCCTAAAGGAAGTGGCGGAACTGTTCCCGAACAAGAGGCGAGTCTTGGTGTTCCACCAGGATTTCGATCCGCCCTCTGCCTTCGAGCCGCTGGCTGACCGGCTCACGATTCCCTTAGGTAGCCAAAAGATAAAGACGAGCCGTCACGTGCGGAGGCTCGCTCGACAACTTGGCTATGAGATCCTGATCGCCAATGATGTTGACACGCTACTCGCCTTTTACGAGCACGTAGACTTGCATGTCGGGAGCCGTCTTCATGCGCATCTTCACATGTTAAGTCAAAACAAATGGAGTTTTCTCATAAAAGTTGACGAGCGCTCGACGGGGATTGCAAGTGCTCTCGGTTTCGAGCTCATCAATGCCGGGCAACTCAACCGTCATCTCGATACGGATCTTGAGGTTGTCAGAACTTCAGCCCAGGCGTGCAAATTGGTGATGCAGCGTTTCGTAGACGCCATTCCCGGCCGTCCTTAA
- a CDS encoding ABC transporter ATP-binding protein, giving the protein MSEHPVVRINDLSKKFNRDLKRSFTSGIRTLLGAAFREDPSQLKAGEFWALKNIDLELKKGESLGLVGVNGSGKTTLLRLIAGVINPTSGTIETRGKIAPMLALGAGFEPSLSGSQNIYLNMSLLGMTTDEIRARYDEVIDFAEIGESIDAPLGTYSTGMRMRLGFACAVHTDPQLLIVDEVLAVGDANFRVKCRNKINDIRKGGASLILVSHSRLSIEYLTDRAIYLRKGQVLAEGDSKSVLDVYEIDQAKATAEKLSGRNKAKASTTSVDTGKKITIDHVRLLDKAGYEIDEIFPGEDLTVEVTVTAFEDVDECALNIMFKPVVEPMVYHPSSTRDELGWVQITRGTHIMRMKFDPVIFLPGLYSIRVNISQGSLMDILSQVEEGSVRILRPEGKIIRSQFIPPLRIDLAGLAVTALDAEDMDFEGAEDL; this is encoded by the coding sequence ATGTCCGAACATCCCGTCGTGCGCATTAACGATCTTAGTAAAAAGTTCAATCGTGACCTAAAACGCTCTTTTACCTCGGGCATTCGAACGCTGCTCGGAGCCGCCTTCAGAGAGGATCCAAGTCAACTCAAGGCTGGGGAATTCTGGGCGCTCAAAAATATCGATTTAGAGCTCAAGAAAGGTGAATCTTTAGGCTTGGTTGGCGTCAACGGAAGCGGTAAGACCACCTTACTCCGATTGATCGCAGGGGTCATAAACCCAACTTCTGGAACAATCGAGACCCGCGGCAAGATCGCACCTATGCTGGCTTTGGGCGCAGGCTTTGAGCCAAGCCTCAGCGGTTCCCAAAATATCTACCTAAATATGTCTCTTCTGGGCATGACCACAGACGAGATACGAGCGCGTTACGACGAGGTCATTGATTTCGCGGAAATTGGCGAAAGCATTGATGCGCCACTCGGCACCTACTCCACTGGTATGAGGATGCGGCTGGGGTTTGCCTGCGCCGTCCACACCGATCCGCAACTTCTAATCGTGGACGAGGTATTGGCTGTAGGTGACGCGAATTTTCGCGTTAAATGCCGCAATAAGATCAACGATATCCGGAAGGGAGGCGCGTCTTTGATTCTCGTCTCCCACTCGCGTCTTTCGATAGAGTATCTCACGGATCGAGCGATCTATCTGCGTAAAGGCCAAGTCTTAGCAGAAGGAGATTCTAAGTCGGTTCTGGACGTTTATGAGATCGACCAAGCCAAGGCAACGGCGGAGAAGTTGAGCGGACGGAACAAGGCGAAGGCGTCCACTACATCAGTCGACACGGGAAAGAAAATTACGATCGATCATGTGCGTTTGCTGGACAAGGCGGGTTACGAGATCGACGAAATATTCCCTGGTGAAGATCTCACTGTCGAAGTCACGGTGACAGCCTTTGAAGACGTTGATGAATGCGCTCTCAACATCATGTTCAAGCCGGTCGTCGAACCCATGGTCTATCATCCTTCTTCCACACGAGATGAATTGGGATGGGTCCAGATAACCCGGGGCACGCATATCATGCGAATGAAATTTGACCCGGTGATTTTCTTGCCTGGCCTGTACTCGATTAGGGTCAATATTTCGCAGGGTTCCTTGATGGACATCCTATCGCAGGTTGAGGAAGGGAGTGTCCGAATATTGCGGCCTGAGGGAAAAATCATCCGTTCGCAATTTATACCACCGCTCCGCATTGATCTTGCAGGCTTGGCTGTTACAGCACTGGATGCTGAGGACATGGATTTTGAGGGGGCGGAAGATCTTTGA
- a CDS encoding ABC transporter permease, whose amino-acid sequence MQTDNVDFDDIASPIRQARHCVALAYQLFRPQLKAKFSRSFLGYFWIIFPIVVLTGAAYGAHQSGIVFAPDIDLPFFIFYMIGVVAWLNFGEALMLGVRSIEASRSFIARVRFPMLSIVLSQLFAMLVDGLIRLLFVALISLFLGIGPLRVMFSCAIILFGTVFGVMLGAFIAPFALLVEDVKRVFQLFLSFGLLISPVFFQPRPGTTLETVLYFHPIAPIALPARKAMAGSSVNVPFSIMFALIVLGLLVVGLRFFIKAKPLIVERMLLGGR is encoded by the coding sequence ATGCAGACTGACAACGTTGACTTCGATGACATTGCTTCGCCGATCAGACAGGCCCGGCATTGTGTCGCGCTCGCCTATCAATTGTTCCGGCCGCAGCTCAAGGCGAAATTCAGCAGGTCTTTCCTTGGCTATTTCTGGATTATTTTTCCTATCGTTGTTCTGACAGGCGCAGCGTATGGAGCACATCAGTCCGGGATCGTATTCGCCCCAGACATCGATCTACCATTTTTCATCTTCTATATGATCGGCGTCGTGGCATGGTTGAATTTTGGCGAGGCTCTCATGCTTGGGGTGCGTTCCATTGAAGCCTCCCGCTCGTTCATCGCGCGCGTGCGTTTTCCGATGCTCAGCATTGTGCTCAGTCAATTGTTTGCAATGCTAGTCGATGGGTTGATCCGCCTTCTTTTTGTCGCGCTAATTTCGCTCTTTCTTGGAATTGGTCCGCTGCGAGTGATGTTCAGCTGCGCCATAATTCTTTTCGGGACCGTGTTTGGGGTAATGCTTGGCGCCTTCATTGCTCCATTTGCGTTGTTGGTGGAGGATGTGAAACGGGTGTTCCAGCTCTTTTTGTCGTTCGGTTTGCTAATTAGTCCCGTCTTCTTTCAGCCGCGGCCCGGCACAACCTTGGAAACGGTTTTATATTTTCACCCCATCGCTCCGATCGCTCTGCCAGCACGCAAGGCGATGGCAGGTTCTTCTGTTAATGTTCCTTTTTCGATTATGTTCGCCCTTATAGTGCTAGGCCTATTGGTTGTCGGTCTGCGCTTCTTCATCAAGGCAAAGCCGCTCATCGTCGAGCGTATGCTGCTGGGAGGGCGATAA
- a CDS encoding glycosyltransferase family 2 protein, whose product MIEILCATYNGMRHLREQIASIEAQTLTDWHVTFFDDGSTDGTVETLAALTLKDNRFTLIQNATNLGFCGNFLNNLSKLKNADAYAFSDQDDIWYPDKLERAFNWLARIDAGMPAVYFARTEVVDEHLNHAGLSPQNKLEPSFRNAVVQSIGGGNTMMFNSAARNLVVDTLPEMQLISHDWWFYIVVSGCGGIVRYDPEPVLKYRQHAGNLVGANNSISGQILRLWRAFRGQWRAWNAVHELAIKTFEDRLTPENRAAFCAFLRARHGAWPFERLSVFKSSGIRRQSQLQTRFLPFLALLNRL is encoded by the coding sequence TTGATCGAGATTCTTTGCGCGACCTATAACGGAATGCGCCATCTTCGGGAGCAGATCGCATCCATTGAGGCGCAGACGCTTACCGACTGGCATGTCACGTTCTTCGATGACGGCTCGACAGATGGCACCGTCGAAACGCTTGCAGCTTTGACTTTGAAGGATAATCGCTTCACCTTAATACAAAATGCGACCAACCTGGGTTTTTGCGGAAATTTCCTGAACAATCTTTCGAAGCTTAAAAACGCCGACGCCTACGCGTTTAGCGACCAGGACGACATCTGGTACCCGGACAAGCTCGAACGTGCGTTCAACTGGCTGGCACGAATCGATGCAGGCATGCCGGCAGTCTATTTCGCTCGGACCGAAGTCGTTGATGAACACCTTAATCATGCAGGCTTGTCACCCCAGAACAAATTGGAGCCAAGTTTTCGCAACGCCGTTGTCCAGAGCATCGGTGGTGGCAACACCATGATGTTCAATTCGGCAGCAAGGAATCTTGTGGTCGACACCCTGCCGGAGATGCAGCTCATCTCCCATGACTGGTGGTTCTACATCGTTGTATCAGGCTGCGGCGGGATAGTGCGCTACGACCCGGAGCCGGTGTTGAAATACCGTCAGCATGCGGGCAACCTCGTTGGCGCCAATAATAGTATTTCCGGGCAAATCTTAAGGTTGTGGAGGGCTTTCCGAGGACAATGGCGTGCGTGGAACGCCGTACACGAACTCGCGATCAAAACGTTCGAGGATCGTCTTACTCCCGAAAATCGTGCCGCTTTCTGCGCCTTTCTACGAGCCCGCCACGGTGCTTGGCCATTTGAACGACTATCAGTCTTCAAGAGCTCGGGGATAAGGCGCCAAAGTCAACTTCAAACCAGATTTCTTCCGTTCCTCGCGCTGTTGAACAGGTTGTAG
- the rfbC gene encoding dTDP-4-dehydrorhamnose 3,5-epimerase encodes MYALNLDQLEIEDVKKITPARFGDSRGYFSEIFKDSWFRSNVADVSFVQDNESLSAEPGTVRGLHFQLHPFAQGKLVRCLRGALLDVAVDIRQGSATYGKWVSAELSPENGAQLWVPGGFAHGFITLQPDTIISYKVTAPYSAEHDRGVRWDDPAIGIRWPRMDAYILSDKDGKQPLLSELPPYFQFS; translated from the coding sequence ATGTATGCGTTGAATTTAGATCAACTCGAGATTGAGGACGTAAAGAAGATCACGCCTGCGAGATTCGGCGATTCGAGAGGCTATTTCAGCGAGATCTTCAAAGATTCCTGGTTCCGCAGCAACGTGGCCGACGTTTCGTTCGTGCAGGATAATGAATCGCTATCAGCCGAGCCGGGGACCGTAAGAGGCTTGCATTTTCAACTGCACCCCTTCGCGCAAGGCAAGCTTGTGCGCTGCCTGCGGGGCGCGCTCCTCGATGTGGCCGTCGATATCAGGCAGGGTTCTGCGACCTACGGCAAATGGGTCTCCGCAGAGCTCTCTCCCGAAAATGGCGCGCAACTTTGGGTGCCGGGCGGATTTGCACATGGCTTCATCACCTTGCAGCCCGATACGATCATAAGCTACAAGGTCACCGCTCCCTATAGCGCGGAGCATGACCGCGGGGTGCGGTGGGACGATCCCGCCATAGGGATCCGGTGGCCGCGGATGGATGCCTACATTCTTTCTGACAAGGACGGCAAACAGCCGCTGCTTTCCGAACTTCCTCCCTATTTTCAATTTTCGTGA